The following are encoded together in the Eptesicus fuscus isolate TK198812 chromosome 16, DD_ASM_mEF_20220401, whole genome shotgun sequence genome:
- the GNLY gene encoding granulysin, whose amino-acid sequence MASWILLLLALALLGSPGLPFSGVTSECSDPAMAPLNDGEQLFLGLAQGGPQADLPTTCWLCKRIIQQLLDMVGEQPDKDAIAKAVSRVCGKVKGVLRGLCKRIMRKSLQRVSADIMAGKEPRAICVDVRMCKARAGLLLASGSAQGRKHKNPSPRSWPLLRS is encoded by the exons ATGGCCTCCTGGATCCTTCTGCTCCTTGCCTTGGCGCTCCTGGGCTCCCCAG GTCTCCCCTTTTCTGGTGTGACCTCTGAGTGCTCCGACCCGGCGATGGCCCCCCTGAATGACGGAGAGCAGCTcttcctgggcctggcccaggggggCCCCCAG GCTGACCTGCCGACCACCTGTTGGCTGTGCAAGAGGATAATCCAGCAGCTGTTGGACATGGTGGGGGAGCAGCCGGATAAG GACGCCATCGCCAAGGCTGTGTCCCGCGTGTGCGGCAAGGTGAAAGGCGTCCTGAGAGGCCTCTGCAAGCGCATCATGAGGAAGTCCCTGCAGCGCGTCTCCGCGGACATCATGGCTGGCAAAGAGCCCCGCGCCATCTGTGTGGACGTCCGCATGTGCAAGGCTCGGGCCG GTCTCCTGTTAGCCTCTGGCTCCGCCCAGGGGAGAAAGCACAAGAACCCCAGCCCTCGCTCGTGGCCCCTCCTTCGGTCCTAA